A single region of the Brienomyrus brachyistius isolate T26 chromosome 10, BBRACH_0.4, whole genome shotgun sequence genome encodes:
- the LOC125750132 gene encoding uncharacterized protein LOC125750132 — translation MYPVIHVTGGTVQVQTQGEGSLLEGDCCSGEEKDSDCETSRESEGESKGTPGKGITKPAFQERVIREQKEEAAQGNRGSLTPLRERSRLQRGEVEIIGELSGYCEEDEDEKVLIDLDGEQCEGVEPERRESSGKLILRSRILQRRPSLKSKQFPLLRGASEGPERYKPFSLGDVQALADEMPPPADGGGHWMDKLDQLTQGTKLALGDFRAVAARCLTKHSLQKIEEMAGTLTRGDSVTLTDVVMDVGEAMREMFPAPSGDSIPKFTWDPKIHPREYLDKCTEDWTGRIGCHPGQAGVQQEWFRRAVMECVSEEVKAVILANPDLPGADLPVQDRQVLHHLQRARDEATKEEAIRVGVPSYGEEAVGAEAGEPGTGGEAGAGRKGGHRREPVSGVVGLATGSESAQQDGVLPGDPQQDKRPHPTHRLFREEDNPMLSLMVMDKELPFLVDTGATYSTLNVMPNQQHLSTTTVTVVGFSGEEQKLPVTKPVRVRLRGQTFLHPFVVSAAVPVNLLGRDMLVKLGASILCNADGLVVTLPEGTRLPCDGATGGTGQWLMQPVSQHPVADIYWGLLQPSPAGILAVYSAWRSWISLLEPYVPPLDPPHVTLFYDRNSIEWYGDLFSEQLEGHEWQVASQNIYVGPEGVASAVHLSPEQLPWYRMGEEAVPHVSLALHPKHQAKDLGPMVKRATSATDWVLTQIPQISYSPSCSSYCIQTKVTDTAMLQHEQLSRDHGREKMDHPGAAALLASLPNSLWSTSPTDVGLVDCTPVDFLLHPSAGPLWVKQYQHKPAAEEGIAETVAGLLRAGVFEGSTSQWNTPILPVEKAGTGKYRMAHDLRAINELLLTPTVPVPNPYVALTNLTPSQTWFTCIDLANAFFSVPLAPHCRDVFSFTYRGCQFRYTRLPQGFALSPGIFNQVLKQSLQGCHLPDGVTLVQYVDDLLIAAPTAEAALEATRSVLLWLAEKGVKVSKDKIQVARTVVSFLGRVLSGKGTGLSPAHRSAILSHPKPIIVKDMLSFLGLTGYSRTYIADYTGLTQPLRALVRPHGLRSLSATLTWDQPAEEAFITLKQRLAQAADLALPDYSLPFHLDVSETGDVVNAVLFQKKGGERKVLMYISTKLDTTEQRHPSCTRHVAGVAKAVQKTAHIVMGHALHILTTHSVVAYVNSQTFTMTSLRQQRLSKILEAPHLTFVHEGINMADRMGGGAPHECEARVRKEEKVREDLAAEQIEGTEEWFTDGCCFRTESGSLQAGFAVVAREGLGFRTLKAERLEGAQSAQRAEIRAVIEALKLAEGKAVTLYSDSAYAVGAVHVELSQWLRAGFLTAGNKPIKHEADMRELAEALMLPEKIAVVKCKGHEGSGTVIAQGNQAADAEAKVAAGYEVSRQMVTVEEELEGQGRLTSSRIRVMQAQASPEEKNMWAEKGGIETEGLPMGIRQQVIEEAHGVGHVGTGQMLHNLRAWWHPFLKDMVKEFVRSCEICALHNPRPTVKPEKGQFPACHRTGEEIVLDYTDMIIPVRGMRYVLMCVDAFSGWPEAWPTRREDGASVVKFLVNHYIPRHGFPERVRSDNGSHFKSKDLQKAERALGLKHAFGTVYHPQSQGKVERMNQTVKQKLAKICAQTKLNWVEALPLALMSIRCSINRGTGFTPFELQTGQQFSGPHRELKWKSAQEGVRTAKAYYDGLQVLVQVSPSRSRRRDQRFDQPNHIRQSGALRLTQCG, via the exons ATGTATCCAGTAATACATGTTACTGGTGGAACGGTCCAGGTTCAAACGCAGGGAGAAGGGAGCCTCCTAGAAGGGGATTGCTGTAGTGGGGAGGAAAAGGATTCAGATTGTGAAACCTCTAGGGAATCAGAGGGAGAGAGTAAGGGAACCCCTGGAAAAGGTATAACTAAACCAGCGTTTCAGGAAAGGGTGATTAGAGAGCAAAAGGAGGAGGCGGCCCAGGGTAATCGGGGCAGCCTCACCCCTCTCCGCGAACGGAGCCGTCTCCAGAGAGGGGAAGTGGAGATTATCGGTGAATTGTCGGGGTATTGtgaggaagatgaggatgagAAAGTGTTGATTGATTTGGACGGTGAACAATGCGAGGGGGTAGAGCCTGAGAGAAGGGAATCCTCAGGGAAACTGATTCTCAGGTCCCGCATTCTACAGCGGCGACCTAGCCTGAAGTCTAAACAGTTTCCCCTATTAAGGGGGGCTTCAGAAGGACCTGAGAGATACAAGCCGTTCTCCTTAGGAGACGTGCAGGCGCTAGCGGATGAGATGCCTCCCCCTGCAGACGGGGGAGGTCACTGGATGGATAAACTAGACCAGCTGACGCAGGGAACAAAGTTGGCCTTGGGTGATTTCAGAGCAGTGGCTGCGAGGTGCCTAACTAAACACTCTCTGCAGAAAATAGAGGAAATGGCAGGGACACTCACTCGCGGTGATAGTGTGACTCTAACAGACGTAGTGATGGACGTGGGTGAAGCCATGCGGGAGATGTTCCCCGCCCCGAGCGGGGACAGCATTCCAAAATTTACTTGGGACCCTAAAATACACCCCAGAGAATATTTGGACAAATGTACGGAGGATTGGACTGGGAGAATAGGGTGTCACCCTGGGCAGGCTGGGGTTCAGCAGGAGTGGTTCAGGCGGGCGGTCATGGAGTGTGTCTCGGAGGAGGTTAAGGCAGTTATTTTGGCTAATCCTGATCTCCCAGGAGCTGATTTGCCCGTGCAGGATAGACAGGTGTTGCATCATCTCCAGAGAGCGAGGGACGAGGCCACAAAAGAGGAAG CAATCAGGGTTGGGGTCCCCAGCTATGGGGAAGAGGCCGTGGGGGCCGAGGCCGGGGAGCCGGGAACTGGGGGCGAGGCCGGGGCAGGTCGCAAAGGTGGCCACCGCAGGGAACCTGTTTCAGGTGTGGTAGGGCTGGCCACTGGGTCAGAGAGTGCCCAACAGGACGGGGTCCTCCCAGGGGACCCCCAGCAGGACAAGCGACCGCACCCAACCCACAGGCTGTTCCGGGAGGAGGACA ACCCCATGCTGTCCCTAATGGTCATGGACAAAGAACTGCCGTTCTTGGTGGACACGGGGGCCACATATTCGACTTTGAATGTGATGCCTAACCAACAACATCTTTCCACCACTACAGTGACCGTTGTGGGCTTCTCTGGGGAGGAGCAGAAACTGCCAGTGACTAAGCCTGTGAGAGTGCGGTTGAGGGGACAGACCTTTCTACACCCGTTCGTGGTCTCCGCTGCAGTGCCTGTGAACCTTCTGGGGCGGGACATGCTGGTGAAGCTGGGGGCTTCAATTCTGTGTAATGCTGATGGTTTGGTTGTCACCCTCCCCGAAGGGACCCGCCTGCCATGTGATGGAGCGACAGGCGGCACCGGGCAGTGGCTGATGCAACCTGTGTCACAACACCCGGTGGCTGACATCTACTGGGGCCTCCTGCAGCCTAGCCCGGCGGGTATCCTGGCGGTGTACTCCGCGTGGCGCTCCTGGATCTCCCTCCTGGAACCCTACGTTCCTCCGCTCGACCCCCCACATGTGACACTGTTTTATGACCGAAATTCCATAGAATGGTATGGGGACCTGTTTTCTGAGCAACTGGAAGGCCACGAGTGGCAAGTTGCTTCCCAAAACATTTATGTAGGTCCCGAGGGGGTGGCCTCAGCAGTCCACCTGTCTCCTGAGCAACTGCCCTGGTACAGGATGGGAGAGGAGGCGGTGCCACACGTCTCTCTCGCCCTACATCCTAAGCATCAGGCTAAAGATttaggcccaatggtgaaaagaGCCACTTCAGCTACGGACTGGGTTCTCACCCAGATCCCTCAAATCTCGTACTCCCCCTCCTGCAGTTCCTACTGTATTCAAACTAAGGTGACAGACACAGCCATGTTACAGCATGAACAATTGTCTAGGGACCATGGTAGGGAAAAGATGGATCATCCTGGTGCAGCAGCACTACTGGCTTCTCTGCCAAACTCACTGTGGTCCACCAGCCCCACTGATGTTGGTTTGGTGGACTGCACGCCCGTCGACTTCCTACTGCACCCTAGTGCTGGACCCCTCTGGGTCAAGCAATATCAACACAAACCAGCTGCAGAGGAAGGGATAGCAGAGACTGTAGCCGGTCTCTTACGGGCGGGTGTATTCGAAGGGTCCACTTCTCAGTGGAATACTCCTATACTCCCAGTAGAGaaggcaggaacaggcaagtaTCGTATGGCGCACGACTTGCGCGCTATCAATGAGCTGCTGCTGACTCCCACTGTTCCGGTTCCTAATCCCTACGTCGCTCTCACCAATCTTACGCCGTCCCAAACATGGTTCACTTGCATTGATCTGGCTAATGCTTTCTTTTCTGTACCACTAGCACCCCACTGCAGGGACGTATTCTCGTTCACGTACAGGGGATGCCAGTTCAGGTACACGCGACTCCCACAGGGATTTGCTCtgtctcctgggattttcaaccaggtgttgaaGCAGTCGTTGCAGGGCTGCCATCTCCCGGATGGGGTCACCCTCGTCCAGTACGTCGATGACTTGCTTATCGCGGCCCCGACAGCGGAGGCGGCACTCGAGGCAACGCGGTCAGTGCTCCTCTGGCTGGCAGAAAAAGGAGTTAAGGTCAGTAAGGATAAGATACAGGTGGCCCGGACGGTGGTGTCCTTCCTGGGGAGGGTCCTGTCAGGTAAGGGAACAGGGCTCTCTCCGGCCCATCGGTCAGCCATCCTGAGTCACCCTAAACCAATTATTGTGAAGGACATGTTGTCCTTTTTGGGACTGACCGGATACAGCCGAACTTACATTGCAGATTACACAGGTCTGACGCAACCACTGAGGGCTCTGGTGCGGCCACATGGCCTGCGGAGCCTCAGCGCCACTCTGACGTGGGATCAACCTGCAGAGGAGGCTTTCATCACTCTCAAGCAGAGGTTGGCCCAAGCAGCTGATTTGGCGTTACCTGATTATTCTCTCCCGTTTCATTTAGATGTTTCTGAAACTGGAGACGTCGTGAACGCCGTCTTGTTTCAGAAAAAGGGGGGAGAGAGGAAGGTATTGATGTATATTAGCACCAAACTCGACACCACAGAACAGCGACATCCGTCATGCACCAGACATGTGGCAGGAGTGGCAAAAGCCGTGCAGAAAACAGCACACATTGTGATGGGCCATGCCCTACACATCCTGACCACGCACAGTGTGGTGGCCTATGTGAACTCACAAACGTTCACAATGACGTCTCTAAGACAGCAGAGGCTCAGCAAAATTTTAGAGGCGCCACATTTAACTTTTGTCCATGAGGGCATCAACATGGCTGATCGAATGGGGGGCGGGGCACCCCACGAATGTGAGGCCAGGGTTAGGAAAGAGGAAAAGGTCAGGGAGGACCTAGCAGCCGAACAGATAGAAGGTACGGAGGAGTGGTTTACCGATGGATGTTGTTTTCGAACAGAGAGTGGAAGTTTGCAAGCAGGTTTTGCAGTGGTAGCGAGAGAAGGCCTGGGATTCaggacactgaaagcagagagACTGGAGGGGGCCCAATCGGCCCAGAGAGCGgagatcagggcagtcattgaaGCTTTAAAATTGGCCGAAGGTAAAGCAGTCACCCTCTATTCAGACTCAGCGTATGCGGTGGGGGCTGTGCATGTGGAACTCAGCCAGTGGCTGAGGGCTGGGTTCTTAACGGCAGGAAACAAACCGATTAAGCATGAGGCAGATATGAGAGAGTTAGCGGAGGcattgatgcttccggaaaaAATAGCTGTGGTAAAGTGCAAAGGACATGAGGGGTCAGGGACAGTGATAGCACAAGGCAATCAAGCAGCAGATGCGGAAGCAAAAGTGGCAGCGGGGTATGAGGTAAGCAGACAGATGGTTACAGTAGAAGAGGAACTGGAGGGACAGGGCAGGCTGACCTCAAGCAGGATCCGAGTCATGCAGGCGCAAGCCTCCCCAGAGGAGAAGAACATGTGGGCAGAAAAGGGGGGCATAGAAACAGAGGGCCTCCCTATGGGAATTAGGCAACAGGTCATAGAGGAGGCACACGGTGTGGGGCATGTGGGGACAGGACAGATGCTTCACAATTTGAGAGCATGGTGGCATCCGTTCCTGAAGGATATGGTAAAGGAGTTTGTGAGAAGCTGTGAGATCTGTGCGCTGCACAACCCAAGACCCACGGTAAAACCAGAAAAGGGTCAGTTTCCAGCATGTCATAGGACTGGAGAGGAAATAGTCCTAGACTACACCGACATGATAATACCGGTGCGTGGGATGCGATATGTGCTGATGTGTGTGGATGCATTCTCAGGGTGGCCAGAAGCCTGGCCCACTAGGAGAGAAGACGGGGCCTCGGTGGTGAAGTTCCTAGTAAACCATTATATACCCAGGCATGGGTTCCCCGAGAGGGTGAGGTCAGACAATGGTTCACATTTCAAAAGCAAGGATCTGCAGAAGGCAGAAAGGGCGTTGGGACTTAAACATGCGTTCGGGACAGTGTATCATCCCCAGTCCCAGGGGAAGGTGGAACGCATGAACCAGACGGTCAAACAAAAATTGGCAAAAATCTGTGCACAGACTAAATTGAATTGGGTTGAGGCATTACCCCTGGCACTAATGTCAATCAGGTGCTCCATAAATCGGGGAACCGGGTTCACTCCGTTCGAGTTGCAGACAGGACAACAATTTTCGGGGCCCCACAGAGAACTTAAGTGGAAATCGGCACAAGAAGGGGTACGAACGGCCAAGGCATATTATGATGGATTACAAGTTCTTGTACAGGTTTCTCCAAGCAGGTCCAGGAGGCGAGACCAGAGGTTTGACCAGCCGAACCACATACGGCAAAGTGGGGCCTTGCGTCTCACACAGTGCGGCTGA